CCTCGTTCTTTTAATGGCTGTTTCCTTGGCGGCATGCGGCGGTTCCAATGAATCGGGTTCATCGTCTGGCAGTCCGGAAGCGGGCTCCAAAGACGGGAAAGTCAGCATCATCATTACGAACGGAAAAGGCGAGATTGCGACCCAGTGGGAGCAGGCGGCCAAAGATTTTATGGCGGCCAATCCGGATATCGAGGTAGAAGCCATCTCGGGAGCCGTGGGCGAAACGGTCAATCTGCTGGATAAGCTCACCGCATCCGGTAAAACGGTAACGGTCGCGATGATGGCCCCCGATGCGATCGTGAACAAATACAAGGACTTCGGCATAGATCTTTCCGGTGAGAAATGGAATGCGGATACGGTCTACGGCGTTAAAGACGCGAGCGGCAAAGTCGCCGGTTTCCCGTTCTCCATTGAAGGGTTCGGACTGGTATACAACAAAAGTGTCGTGGAAAAAGCGGCAGGAGGCGCGTTCGATCCTTATTCCATCAATACCCGCGACAAATTGAAAGCGCTATTTGACAAAATTCAGGCTTCGGGCGTGAAGTATCCGGTCGCTTACCAAACGGAGAACTGGTCGGTTGCCAACCATTACAGCACGCAGTTCCTGAATCAGGCTGAGGACCCAAGCGCGATTGTAGAGCAGCTGAAAGCCGGCACCTTCGATCTGGCGAGCAACCCCGTATGGAACGGCTACTATGATACGATGGATCTGCTGGCATCCCCGGAATACAACAAATACGGCGAACGTCCTCTGGGCAAATATTATGACGATGCGCATGTTAGCGTAGGCAAAGGCGAGTCAGCGATTTTGTTTAACGGGAACTGGGCATTCGATTCCCTGAAGGCGGTTTCAGGAGAATCCTTCGGATTTATTCCGGTTCCGGTTGATAACAATCCCGACAATCCGCTTAACAACAAAATCGCTGCCGGTCCGACTAATATCCTGGTTATTAACAAAGCGGCGACGCCCGCTGAGCAGGATGCGGCGAAGAAGTTCCTGAACTGGATTGTATACGATCAGAAAGGGCAGGATTTCCTGGTCAATCAAGCTCAAATTGTTTCCGCTTTCAAGAACAACCCGAATAAAGTGACCAACCCGCTCGGGGCCGCGATCGCGGAAGCCGTGCAAGCAGGAAAAACGCTGCCGTTCAGCTCCAACTATGTAAAGGTTGAGGATTGGGGCAACATCCTTGCGCCGGATATTCAAAAATATATTGCGAAGAAGGAATCCCGCACCGATCTTGCCAAAGTAATTGAAAATTATTTCAAAACCCAGAAATAAGACAACTGACGGAACCAAGCGAGTGTTGGCAATAAATCTGGAAAAGGCGGGGTGTTCCCCGTTCTTTTCCACAACTTTAAGCTTTAGGGGTGAAATCTATGATAACGGAAAAAAGCCGGCTGAAGTCGCTGGGCAACCAGTTGTTTTTTACCGGTCCAACGATCATTTTCTTTGCCTTGGCGGTACTGATTCCTTTCGCCTATGGCCTATACCTTACGCTGACGGATATGACTTCTCCTATTAATCCAATCAAGTTCTCAGGCTTCGGCAACTATAAAACAGCATTTATGGATACCGCATTCTGGGAATCCATGTGGCTGACGGTAGAGTTCGTTGTCGCGACGGTCCTGATCATTAATATCCTGGGCTTTATTCTGGCTTTCCTGGTCACCTCCGGAGTAAGGATGCAAAATTTCTTTCGGACGTCGCTGTTTACTCCCAATCTGATCGGCGGATTGATTCTCGGCTATATCTGGCAGTTTATTTTCGTTCAGACGCTTCCGTCCATTGGCGACAAGCTCGGAATCGAGTGG
This region of Paenibacillus sp. URB8-2 genomic DNA includes:
- a CDS encoding ABC transporter substrate-binding protein; translation: MKKTLALFLVLLMAVSLAACGGSNESGSSSGSPEAGSKDGKVSIIITNGKGEIATQWEQAAKDFMAANPDIEVEAISGAVGETVNLLDKLTASGKTVTVAMMAPDAIVNKYKDFGIDLSGEKWNADTVYGVKDASGKVAGFPFSIEGFGLVYNKSVVEKAAGGAFDPYSINTRDKLKALFDKIQASGVKYPVAYQTENWSVANHYSTQFLNQAEDPSAIVEQLKAGTFDLASNPVWNGYYDTMDLLASPEYNKYGERPLGKYYDDAHVSVGKGESAILFNGNWAFDSLKAVSGESFGFIPVPVDNNPDNPLNNKIAAGPTNILVINKAATPAEQDAAKKFLNWIVYDQKGQDFLVNQAQIVSAFKNNPNKVTNPLGAAIAEAVQAGKTLPFSSNYVKVEDWGNILAPDIQKYIAKKESRTDLAKVIENYFKTQK